Proteins from a genomic interval of Microbacterium abyssi:
- the pdxY gene encoding pyridoxal kinase PdxY, translating into MKILSIQSAVAYGHVGNSAAVFPLQRIGVDVLPVYTVNFSNHTGYGAWRGPLIDPNDVRDVITGIEERGVFGQVDAILSGYQGGEGIGDVIIDAVARVKAANPAALYACDPVMGNAKSGCFVAPAIPELLRERVVPVADIITPNQFELGFLTRTEPDTLESTLASVDLAMAMGPRTVLVTSVERPDREEGTIEMLAADGEGAWIVQTPFLPMKANGSGDVTAALFTAHYVETGSAQVALERTASSVFDLLKLTLESGERELQLVEAQESYAHPRMQFSARRVR; encoded by the coding sequence ATGAAGATCCTCTCGATCCAGTCCGCCGTCGCCTATGGACACGTCGGCAACTCCGCCGCGGTGTTCCCGCTGCAGCGCATCGGCGTCGACGTGCTGCCGGTCTACACGGTGAACTTCTCGAACCACACCGGCTACGGCGCCTGGCGCGGTCCGCTCATCGACCCGAATGACGTCCGCGACGTCATCACCGGCATCGAGGAGCGCGGGGTGTTCGGACAGGTGGATGCCATCCTCTCCGGCTACCAGGGCGGCGAGGGCATCGGCGACGTGATCATCGACGCCGTCGCGCGCGTGAAGGCCGCCAATCCCGCAGCGCTGTACGCGTGCGACCCGGTCATGGGCAACGCGAAGTCCGGGTGCTTCGTGGCACCGGCGATCCCCGAGCTGCTGCGCGAGCGCGTGGTACCGGTGGCAGACATCATCACGCCGAACCAGTTCGAGCTGGGCTTCCTCACGCGCACCGAGCCGGACACGCTGGAGTCGACGCTCGCCTCGGTCGATCTCGCCATGGCCATGGGCCCGCGCACAGTGCTGGTCACCAGTGTCGAGCGCCCGGATCGGGAGGAGGGCACCATCGAGATGCTCGCCGCCGACGGTGAGGGCGCCTGGATCGTGCAGACCCCGTTCCTGCCGATGAAGGCGAATGGATCCGGCGACGTCACGGCGGCGCTGTTCACCGCGCACTACGTCGAGACCGGCAGCGCGCAGGTCGCTCTCGAGCGCACGGCATCGAGCGTGTTCGACCTGCTGAAGCTGACGCTGGAGTCGGGCGAGCGCGAGCTGCAGCTCGTCGAGGCGCAGGAGTCCTACGCCCACCCGAGGATGCAGTTCAGCGCGCGTCGGGTACGGTGA
- the ectA gene encoding diaminobutyrate acetyltransferase: protein MLAPAASHGAGMWRVAGASGELDLNSSYMYLVFARDFAETCRVALVDEEVVAFVLGYRRPALPDRLFVWQVAVDERHRGAGLAGRMLDDLLSASASADPAVAYVETTITDDNTASQRLFASFAERWDARLETSGLFEAQDFPDRHDAEPLHRIGPFPALVRV from the coding sequence ATCCTCGCCCCTGCCGCATCGCATGGCGCAGGCATGTGGCGGGTCGCCGGAGCATCCGGCGAGCTCGATCTGAACTCCTCGTACATGTACCTGGTCTTCGCGCGAGATTTCGCGGAGACATGTCGCGTCGCGCTGGTCGATGAGGAGGTCGTCGCATTCGTGCTCGGCTACCGGCGTCCAGCGCTCCCCGATCGGCTCTTCGTCTGGCAGGTGGCGGTCGACGAGCGCCACCGCGGTGCCGGCCTCGCCGGCCGTATGCTGGACGATCTCCTCTCAGCATCCGCCAGCGCGGATCCCGCCGTCGCGTATGTCGAGACGACGATCACGGATGACAACACGGCGTCTCAGCGCCTCTTCGCGAGCTTCGCGGAGCGCTGGGACGCCCGGCTCGAGACGAGCGGACTGTTCGAGGCACAGGACTTCCCTGATCGCCACGACGCGGAGCCGCTGCATCGGATCGGCCCGTTTCCCGCGCTCGTGCGCGTCTGA
- the ectB gene encoding diaminobutyrate--2-oxoglutarate transaminase, producing the protein MSISTTASTDTGIFDALESQVRSYSRSWPVVFDRAVGSTLYDEDGRGYLDFFAGAGALNYGHNNPALKEVLIRYLADDRIIHSLDMFTTARREFLQTFSDCILAPRDLDYRVVFPGPGGANAVEAALKLARKVTGRESVINFTNAFHGMTLGALSVTGNSLKRGGAGVPLVHATPMPYDDYFNQDYPDFFYFERLLTDSGSGLNLPAAVIVETVQGEGGINAARAEWLRGLADLCRRHQILLIVDDVQMGCGRTGGFFSFEEAGIVPDMVCLSKSISGSGLPMALTLVRPDLDVWEPGEHNGTFRGIAPAFATATEAIRTYWQDDSLERSTILKGARVESRFNAIVSKFDEAGIVSKGRGLARGLQFADGEIADAVCHAAFGRGLLMETSGPSGEVMKILPALTITDVELDRGLDIIDASVAEALTV; encoded by the coding sequence ATGTCCATCAGCACCACCGCATCCACAGACACCGGAATCTTCGACGCCCTGGAATCTCAGGTCAGGAGCTACTCGCGATCCTGGCCGGTCGTCTTCGACCGCGCCGTCGGCAGCACGCTCTACGACGAGGACGGCCGGGGCTACCTCGACTTCTTCGCGGGCGCCGGAGCGCTCAACTACGGCCACAACAACCCGGCGCTGAAGGAGGTGCTGATCCGCTACCTGGCCGACGATCGCATCATCCACTCGCTCGACATGTTCACCACGGCGCGGCGCGAATTCCTGCAGACGTTCTCCGACTGCATCCTCGCGCCTCGCGACCTCGACTATCGCGTGGTCTTCCCCGGGCCCGGAGGAGCAAACGCCGTGGAGGCCGCTCTCAAGCTCGCCCGCAAGGTCACCGGACGCGAGTCGGTCATCAACTTCACGAACGCGTTCCACGGGATGACGCTGGGCGCGCTCTCGGTGACGGGGAACTCCCTCAAGCGCGGGGGCGCCGGTGTGCCGCTCGTGCACGCAACGCCCATGCCGTACGACGACTACTTCAACCAGGACTATCCCGACTTCTTCTACTTCGAACGTCTGCTGACTGACAGCGGCAGCGGGCTGAATCTTCCGGCGGCCGTCATCGTGGAGACCGTCCAGGGCGAGGGCGGCATCAACGCGGCGCGTGCCGAGTGGCTGCGCGGACTGGCCGACCTGTGCCGGCGGCATCAGATCCTGCTGATCGTCGATGACGTGCAGATGGGCTGCGGACGCACCGGCGGGTTCTTCAGCTTCGAAGAGGCGGGCATCGTGCCGGACATGGTCTGCCTCTCGAAGTCGATCAGCGGTTCCGGCCTGCCGATGGCGCTGACCCTGGTGCGTCCGGACCTCGACGTCTGGGAGCCGGGCGAGCACAACGGCACGTTCCGCGGCATCGCACCCGCATTCGCCACGGCCACCGAGGCGATCCGGACCTACTGGCAGGATGATTCGCTCGAGAGGTCGACGATCCTCAAGGGGGCGCGCGTCGAGAGCCGCTTCAACGCCATCGTGTCGAAGTTCGACGAGGCCGGGATCGTGTCGAAGGGTCGTGGACTCGCACGGGGGCTGCAGTTCGCCGACGGAGAGATCGCTGACGCCGTCTGTCACGCGGCGTTCGGAAGAGGTCTGCTGATGGAGACCTCCGGGCCGAGCGGCGAGGTCATGAAGATCCTGCCCGCCCTCACGATCACCGATGTCGAGCTCGATCGCGGGCTCGACATTATCGATGCTTCGGTCGCCGAAGCGCTCACGGTCTGA
- a CDS encoding ectoine synthase, with protein MLIRTTDEITDTDADIQSENWRSKRIVLAREGVGFSVHETTLYAGTESEFCYQNHIEAVFIVEGEGEIEDMATGEVHQLAPGSLYLLNDHDRHRVRPRTQMRTVCVFNPPVTGREVHDENGVYPLVTERVG; from the coding sequence ATGCTGATTCGCACAACCGACGAGATCACCGACACCGACGCAGACATCCAGTCCGAGAACTGGCGCAGCAAACGCATCGTCCTAGCCCGCGAGGGCGTCGGATTCTCGGTGCACGAGACCACGCTGTACGCCGGGACGGAGTCCGAGTTCTGCTACCAGAACCACATCGAAGCGGTCTTCATCGTCGAAGGAGAAGGCGAGATCGAGGACATGGCGACCGGTGAGGTGCACCAGCTCGCCCCGGGCTCGCTGTACCTGCTGAACGACCACGATCGCCATCGGGTGCGTCCGCGCACTCAGATGCGGACCGTGTGCGTGTTCAATCCCCCGGTCACCGGCCGCGAGGTGCACGACGAGAACGGCGTGTACCCGCTGGTGACCGAACGCGTCGGCTGA
- the thpD gene encoding ectoine hydroxylase — translation MTMAGTEQDLYPTRLSEARAPLTRQHPTVWGDAASGPFAQEELDAHEARGYTVLDDFLDAGEVAGYTAELERLSDDPELADDPRVIRERGTGAVRSIFAVPALSDAVDRLTRDPRLLDRARQLLGGDVYLHQTRINFMPGFRGTGFYWHSDFETWHAEDGMPIPRAVSCSIALTDNYPFNGGLMVMPGSHRTYISSVGETPADNHTSSLQAQEVGVPSEDDISLLAARHGIDQFTGAAGSALWFDANIMHGSGNNITPFPRSNIFMVFNSVDNALVEPYAAPAPRPEHIAHRESFAPLR, via the coding sequence ATGACGATGGCAGGCACCGAGCAGGACCTGTACCCGACGCGCCTCAGCGAGGCGCGTGCTCCGCTCACCCGGCAGCACCCGACGGTCTGGGGCGACGCCGCCTCAGGGCCGTTCGCCCAGGAGGAGCTCGACGCGCATGAGGCGCGCGGCTACACCGTGCTCGACGACTTCCTCGATGCCGGCGAGGTGGCAGGCTACACGGCTGAGCTGGAGCGGCTCTCGGATGACCCGGAGCTCGCAGACGACCCGCGGGTCATCCGCGAGCGTGGCACCGGCGCCGTGCGCTCGATCTTCGCCGTGCCGGCGCTCAGCGATGCGGTGGATCGGCTCACCCGCGATCCGCGGCTGCTGGATCGCGCGCGCCAGCTGCTCGGCGGCGACGTCTACCTGCACCAGACGCGCATCAACTTCATGCCGGGATTCCGCGGCACCGGGTTCTACTGGCACTCGGACTTCGAGACCTGGCACGCGGAGGACGGCATGCCGATCCCGCGCGCGGTCAGCTGCTCGATCGCCCTCACCGACAACTACCCGTTCAACGGCGGGCTGATGGTGATGCCCGGGTCGCACCGGACCTACATCTCCAGCGTCGGCGAGACACCGGCCGACAACCACACCTCCTCCCTGCAGGCGCAGGAGGTCGGGGTGCCGAGCGAGGATGACATCTCGCTGCTGGCCGCGCGGCACGGGATCGACCAGTTCACCGGTGCCGCAGGCTCCGCACTCTGGTTCGACGCGAACATCATGCACGGTTCGGGGAACAACATCACGCCGTTCCCGCGCTCGAACATCTTCATGGTGTTCAACAGCGTCGACAACGCGCTGGTCGAACCCTATGCGGCGCCGGCGCCCCGGCCGGAGCACATCGCGCACCGCGAGAGCTTCGCCCCGCTGCGCTGA
- a CDS encoding HIT family protein, which translates to MTDGEAVEDAGHLAGVPDEFQRLWTPHRMAYIQAGPEPLREECPFCEAPKHPDPERLIVARGETAYVLLNLFPYNSGHLLVCPYRHIPTYDQATPEEVAEIGALTQTGMRVLRDVSGCDGFNLGMNQGSVAGAGVDAHLHQHIVPRWKSDANFFPIIAKTKALPQLLGEVREAVAHAWPKA; encoded by the coding sequence GTGACGGATGGGGAGGCCGTGGAGGATGCCGGGCACCTCGCCGGCGTCCCCGACGAGTTCCAGCGACTGTGGACCCCGCACCGGATGGCGTACATCCAGGCGGGGCCCGAGCCGCTGCGCGAGGAGTGCCCGTTCTGCGAGGCGCCGAAGCATCCTGACCCCGAACGGCTCATCGTCGCCCGCGGCGAGACGGCGTACGTACTGCTGAACCTGTTCCCCTACAACTCGGGGCACCTGCTGGTGTGTCCGTATCGGCACATCCCGACCTACGACCAGGCCACACCCGAGGAGGTCGCCGAGATCGGCGCCCTCACCCAGACCGGGATGCGGGTGCTGCGCGACGTGTCAGGCTGCGACGGGTTCAACCTCGGTATGAACCAGGGCTCGGTGGCCGGTGCAGGTGTCGACGCGCACCTGCACCAGCACATCGTGCCGCGGTGGAAGTCCGATGCGAACTTCTTCCCGATCATCGCCAAGACGAAGGCGCTCCCGCAGCTGCTCGGTGAGGTGCGGGAGGCCGTCGCTCACGCCTGGCCCAAGGCCTGA
- the thrS gene encoding threonine--tRNA ligase, with product MRVNGELKDLAATVTETDEVEPVTIDSEDGLAILRHSTAHVLAQAVQRINPQANLGIGPPVTDGFYYDFSVETPFTPEDIKAISKEMQRIVREGQRFVRRAVTDDEARAELADEPFKLELIGLKGGGKEAAEGASVEVGAGELTIYDNTTRDGEVVWKDLCRGPHLPNTRMIGNGWDLTRIAAAYWRGSEKNPQLQRIYGTAWPSKDELRAYQHRLEEAAKRDHRRLGKELDLFSFPEEIGSGLSVWHPRGGVVRGEMEQHARKRHIEGGYTYVYTPHISKEDLFLTSNHLVTYKDGMYPPIVMDEERDENGEITKQGQDYYLKPMNCPMHILIYKERARSYRDLPLRLAENGTVYRNELSGALHGLTRVRGFTQDDSHLFVTPDQLEEEVGKVLEFILSMLRDFGLTDFELELSMKDDEKSKWIGSDEFWESSTDALRRVAVASGLKLTEVPGEAAFYGPKIDLKTRDAIGRTWQLSTVQVDPNLPERFDLEFMDKDGQKKRPIMIHRALFGSIERFFAILLEHYAGDFPVWLSPVQVVGIPVAEDFADYLGEIVTTLRESGVRAELDTSDDRMQKKIRTHTTGKVPLILIAGEKDRDAGTVSFRFRDGTQENGVPIADAVARIRAAIDSHALVHTVEDLA from the coding sequence ATGCGCGTGAACGGCGAACTGAAGGATCTCGCGGCGACTGTGACCGAGACCGACGAGGTGGAACCGGTCACGATCGACAGCGAGGACGGCCTCGCGATCCTCCGCCACTCCACAGCCCACGTGCTCGCCCAGGCGGTGCAGCGGATCAACCCGCAGGCGAACCTCGGTATCGGCCCGCCGGTCACTGACGGGTTCTACTACGACTTCAGCGTTGAGACCCCGTTCACGCCCGAGGACATCAAGGCGATCTCGAAGGAGATGCAGCGCATCGTCCGCGAGGGCCAGCGATTCGTCCGCCGTGCCGTGACGGACGACGAGGCGCGAGCCGAACTTGCGGACGAGCCCTTCAAACTCGAGCTGATCGGCCTCAAGGGCGGCGGCAAAGAGGCCGCGGAAGGGGCATCCGTCGAGGTCGGCGCCGGGGAGCTGACGATCTACGACAACACGACGCGCGACGGCGAGGTGGTCTGGAAGGACCTCTGCCGCGGTCCGCACCTCCCGAACACCCGCATGATAGGCAACGGCTGGGATCTCACCCGCATCGCGGCGGCCTACTGGCGCGGCAGCGAGAAGAACCCGCAGCTGCAGCGCATCTACGGAACCGCGTGGCCGTCGAAGGACGAGCTGCGCGCCTACCAGCATCGCCTCGAGGAGGCGGCCAAGCGCGACCACCGGCGCCTGGGCAAGGAACTCGACCTGTTCTCCTTCCCGGAGGAGATCGGCTCCGGGCTGAGCGTCTGGCACCCCCGCGGCGGTGTCGTCCGCGGCGAGATGGAGCAGCACGCGCGCAAGCGCCACATCGAGGGCGGTTACACCTACGTGTACACCCCGCACATCTCCAAGGAAGACCTCTTCCTCACGTCTAACCACCTCGTCACCTACAAGGACGGCATGTACCCGCCCATCGTGATGGACGAGGAGCGCGACGAGAACGGCGAGATCACCAAGCAGGGCCAGGACTACTACCTGAAGCCGATGAACTGCCCGATGCACATCCTCATCTACAAGGAGCGCGCGCGCAGCTACCGCGACCTGCCGCTCCGCCTGGCAGAGAACGGCACCGTCTATCGCAACGAGCTCTCCGGTGCCCTGCACGGCCTCACGCGCGTGCGCGGCTTCACTCAGGACGACTCGCACCTCTTCGTCACCCCCGACCAGCTGGAAGAGGAGGTCGGCAAGGTCCTCGAGTTCATCCTCTCGATGCTCCGCGACTTCGGCCTCACCGACTTCGAGCTCGAACTGTCGATGAAGGATGACGAGAAGTCGAAGTGGATCGGATCGGACGAGTTCTGGGAGAGCTCCACTGATGCGCTGCGACGGGTCGCCGTGGCGTCAGGCCTCAAGCTCACCGAGGTTCCTGGCGAGGCGGCCTTCTACGGTCCGAAGATCGACCTGAAGACGCGCGACGCCATCGGGCGTACCTGGCAGCTTTCCACCGTGCAGGTCGACCCGAACCTGCCGGAGCGCTTCGACCTCGAGTTCATGGACAAGGACGGCCAGAAGAAGCGGCCGATCATGATCCACCGAGCGCTGTTCGGATCGATCGAGCGCTTCTTCGCGATCCTGCTCGAGCACTACGCCGGTGACTTCCCGGTGTGGCTCTCGCCCGTGCAGGTCGTGGGCATCCCCGTCGCCGAGGACTTCGCCGACTACCTCGGCGAGATCGTCACGACGCTGCGTGAGAGCGGCGTGCGTGCCGAACTCGACACGTCGGATGACCGGATGCAGAAGAAGATCCGCACCCACACCACCGGCAAGGTTCCGCTGATCCTCATCGCTGGGGAGAAGGACAGGGATGCCGGCACCGTCTCGTTCCGGTTCCGTGACGGCACGCAGGAGAACGGCGTGCCGATCGCGGATGCCGTCGCCCGCATCCGCGCGGCGATCGACTCGCACGCGCTCGTGCACACGGTGGAGGACCTGGCGTGA
- a CDS encoding FUSC family protein: MIDWGRQATNGDRLVLAAKTAVAAAIAWYLAPLVPWADSEYSYYAPLGVLVSMYPTVVGSVRAGLQALVGLAIGIALGLGGLVLVSTGAPGVIAVAAVIAVGIALGGISALGAGRDWVAIAGLFVLLIGGPAGDEFTLSYLLTMAFGVVVGVAMNLIVVPPLYLRRASEQLTSLRERVSGTLEELAGAVMADPIDPRRITDATSDLPTMLSTVEEEVQQADESSRANPRGRRRRGERELNDRRMTALERTANATRDLAAALVQVADEGIVPDAAIRHALGRAVHACAEIVGAATDDQRAEEKAAGAAEALDALLDELNRHPTPNSRYTAAYAYAAAVCVRRIVLASEDFIAA, encoded by the coding sequence ATGATCGACTGGGGCCGCCAGGCGACCAACGGCGACCGCCTCGTCCTCGCGGCGAAGACCGCGGTCGCCGCAGCCATCGCCTGGTACCTCGCCCCTCTGGTGCCCTGGGCCGACAGCGAGTACTCCTACTACGCACCGCTCGGCGTGCTCGTCAGCATGTACCCGACGGTCGTGGGTTCGGTGCGCGCGGGGCTTCAGGCGCTCGTGGGGCTCGCGATCGGCATCGCCCTCGGCCTCGGAGGGCTGGTGCTCGTTTCGACGGGCGCGCCAGGGGTGATCGCCGTGGCCGCCGTCATCGCCGTCGGAATCGCGCTCGGCGGGATCAGCGCACTGGGCGCAGGCAGGGACTGGGTGGCCATCGCAGGATTGTTCGTCCTGCTCATCGGCGGCCCCGCCGGAGACGAGTTCACGCTCTCGTACCTGCTGACCATGGCGTTCGGTGTCGTGGTCGGGGTGGCGATGAACCTGATCGTCGTCCCACCCCTCTACCTGCGACGTGCCTCGGAACAGCTGACTTCTCTTCGCGAGCGCGTCAGCGGGACGTTGGAGGAACTGGCCGGGGCGGTGATGGCGGATCCCATCGACCCGCGCCGGATCACGGACGCCACGAGTGACCTGCCCACGATGCTGTCCACCGTCGAAGAAGAGGTGCAGCAGGCGGACGAGAGCAGCAGGGCGAATCCGCGCGGCAGACGCCGTCGCGGAGAAAGGGAACTCAACGACCGTCGCATGACGGCTCTGGAGCGCACCGCGAACGCCACGCGTGATCTTGCCGCCGCACTCGTGCAGGTCGCCGATGAGGGCATCGTCCCGGATGCTGCGATCCGTCACGCCCTGGGGCGGGCTGTTCATGCGTGTGCCGAGATCGTCGGAGCCGCCACCGACGATCAGCGTGCGGAGGAGAAGGCCGCTGGTGCAGCCGAAGCGCTCGACGCGCTGCTGGACGAGCTCAACCGGCATCCAACGCCGAATTCTCGATACACCGCGGCGTATGCGTACGCCGCCGCCGTCTGCGTACGCCGAATCGTGTTGGCATCCGAAGACTTCATCGCGGCCTGA
- a CDS encoding glycoside hydrolase family 65 protein: protein MTGVHFEVDAWSVGISGVNLDHLAHEESVFGLSNGHIGWRGNFDEGDPRGVAGSYLNGVFEEHPMPYAEEGYGYPEKGQAVVNVANGQIIRLLVDDESFDVEHGDVSAHTRRLDMRDGTLTRTVEWVSPAGRRVQIESSRIVSFSHRPIAAVQYLVRAVDGPVTITLLSEILANEPLPITHDDPRVQELLAAPWEVVDAAVLGTAATLVHRTKESGILAAVSLDHTVTAHGASEPVTHTEAEGDLARMTITVTLEPGEHVEVVKVVGHEWSDSLSASTLRDRAETAVAEGLRVGWLQLVAMQRRRLDEYWACADVEIRGVPRLQQAVRFALFQVFQASVRAERRSVPGKGLTGSGYEGHTFWDFEAFVLPVLTATSPRAAEEALRWRHSTLRYARERAKQLHLKGAAFAWRTVDGRESSGYWPASTAAFHVNADIAGAVIHYVRMTDDEAFEREAGLEILVETARLWVSLGRWDDVGKFHIDGVTGPDEYSALADDNLYTNVMAGMNLHGAAAAARRHHDVAGDFGVTDDEIADWENAATAMTLPYDGKLKVHAQSAGYTGWERWSFETTDSGQYPLHDHFPYFDLYRKQVVKQADLVLALYFAHDMFTPREKAAAFRYYEALTVRDSSLSAPVQAVIAAEVGHLQLASDYLAEAATLDLDDLHGNTDQGLHIAALAGVWTALTAGFGGLRDSEDGLRFRPRLPPQIEAMSFGVRIRGLTLRVEVAPTTTTYRLSGERHLKIRHFGEELILEPGRPVAVSIPAPADSGLAPAQPAGRAPRPFEDALAAGTREG, encoded by the coding sequence GTGACGGGGGTCCACTTCGAGGTGGATGCCTGGTCGGTCGGCATCAGCGGCGTGAACCTCGATCATCTCGCTCACGAGGAGTCGGTGTTCGGACTTTCGAACGGACATATCGGCTGGCGCGGCAACTTCGATGAAGGCGATCCGCGCGGCGTTGCCGGCAGTTATCTCAACGGCGTCTTCGAAGAGCATCCGATGCCGTATGCCGAAGAGGGATACGGATACCCGGAGAAGGGCCAGGCAGTCGTCAACGTGGCGAACGGACAGATCATCCGGCTCCTCGTGGACGACGAATCCTTCGATGTCGAACACGGTGACGTCTCTGCGCACACGAGACGACTGGACATGCGCGACGGCACGCTGACGCGAACGGTCGAGTGGGTATCGCCTGCCGGCCGCCGCGTGCAGATCGAGTCTTCCAGGATCGTGTCCTTCAGCCATCGTCCGATCGCGGCCGTCCAATACCTGGTGCGCGCAGTCGACGGGCCGGTCACGATCACGCTCCTCTCCGAGATCCTGGCGAACGAGCCGCTCCCGATCACACACGACGACCCTCGGGTGCAAGAGCTCCTCGCGGCGCCATGGGAAGTCGTCGATGCCGCTGTACTCGGAACCGCTGCCACGTTGGTGCACCGTACGAAGGAGAGCGGAATCCTCGCCGCCGTCTCCCTGGATCACACCGTGACCGCCCATGGAGCGAGTGAGCCTGTGACGCACACTGAGGCCGAGGGCGACCTTGCCCGCATGACGATCACGGTCACCCTCGAGCCGGGCGAGCACGTGGAGGTCGTGAAGGTCGTCGGGCACGAGTGGTCCGACTCGCTCTCGGCTTCCACGCTCCGTGATCGTGCGGAGACGGCCGTCGCCGAAGGCTTGCGCGTCGGGTGGCTGCAGCTCGTCGCGATGCAGCGCCGACGATTGGACGAATACTGGGCATGTGCCGATGTGGAGATACGGGGTGTTCCGCGTCTTCAACAGGCGGTGCGGTTCGCTCTGTTCCAGGTCTTCCAGGCGTCTGTGCGGGCCGAGCGCCGCTCGGTGCCCGGGAAGGGGCTCACCGGGTCCGGTTACGAAGGGCACACTTTCTGGGACTTCGAAGCTTTCGTCCTACCGGTCCTGACGGCGACTTCACCCCGCGCAGCAGAAGAAGCTCTCCGATGGCGGCATTCGACGCTCCGATACGCGCGCGAGCGCGCCAAGCAGTTGCATCTGAAAGGAGCCGCGTTCGCGTGGCGGACGGTCGACGGCAGGGAGAGCTCCGGATACTGGCCGGCGAGCACCGCGGCGTTCCACGTCAACGCGGACATAGCCGGGGCCGTGATCCATTACGTGCGCATGACCGATGATGAGGCCTTCGAGCGGGAAGCTGGACTTGAGATCCTCGTCGAGACCGCTCGGCTGTGGGTCTCTCTCGGTCGCTGGGACGACGTCGGGAAGTTCCACATCGACGGCGTCACCGGACCCGATGAATACTCGGCGCTCGCGGACGACAACCTCTACACCAACGTGATGGCCGGCATGAACCTGCATGGCGCGGCAGCTGCAGCACGTCGACACCACGACGTCGCCGGGGACTTCGGAGTGACCGACGATGAGATCGCCGATTGGGAGAACGCAGCTACCGCGATGACCCTGCCGTACGACGGGAAGCTGAAGGTGCATGCCCAGTCAGCCGGCTACACCGGCTGGGAGCGCTGGAGCTTCGAGACGACCGACTCAGGGCAGTATCCACTGCACGATCATTTTCCGTACTTCGACCTGTACCGCAAGCAGGTGGTGAAACAGGCCGACCTCGTTCTCGCACTGTACTTCGCACACGACATGTTCACGCCGCGGGAGAAAGCCGCAGCCTTCCGTTACTACGAGGCGCTCACGGTGCGCGACTCGTCCCTGTCCGCGCCGGTGCAGGCGGTGATCGCCGCGGAGGTCGGCCATCTTCAGCTGGCATCCGACTACCTCGCCGAGGCGGCGACACTCGACCTCGATGACCTGCATGGCAACACCGACCAGGGACTGCACATCGCGGCTTTGGCCGGTGTGTGGACGGCGCTCACCGCAGGATTCGGAGGTCTGCGCGACAGCGAGGACGGTCTCCGGTTCCGACCGCGCCTGCCGCCGCAGATCGAAGCCATGAGCTTCGGAGTCCGCATCCGGGGACTCACGCTGCGAGTGGAGGTCGCTCCTACGACCACGACCTACCGGCTGAGTGGAGAGCGCCATCTGAAAATACGGCACTTCGGCGAGGAGCTGATCCTCGAACCCGGGCGGCCCGTGGCCGTCAGCATTCCGGCACCGGCAGACTCCGGGCTCGCACCGGCTCAGCCGGCGGGGCGCGCGCCGCGCCCGTTCGAGGACGCACTTGCAGCCGGCACGCGCGAGGGCTGA
- a CDS encoding GIY-YIG nuclease family protein: MNDRILPGPCHLCGGSRGTRISGTWVCADCEWRYGDVPDPDLPLPRIDVVYYLRFDRRVKIGTSMRPRQRLASIRHDELLAFERGDRTIERERHRQFAALREGGEWFTFSAELEAHTSLLRSAGDPWSLHARWLSEALRA; this comes from the coding sequence GTGAACGACCGCATCCTGCCAGGGCCATGCCACCTCTGCGGCGGCAGCCGTGGCACGCGCATCTCCGGCACCTGGGTGTGCGCCGACTGCGAATGGCGGTACGGCGATGTGCCGGATCCCGACCTGCCGCTCCCCCGCATCGATGTCGTCTACTACCTGCGTTTCGATCGCCGCGTGAAGATCGGCACGAGCATGCGACCGCGACAGCGGCTCGCCAGCATCCGCCACGACGAACTGCTGGCGTTCGAGCGCGGCGATCGCACGATCGAGCGCGAACGCCACCGGCAGTTCGCAGCTCTGCGCGAGGGCGGTGAGTGGTTCACCTTCAGCGCCGAACTCGAGGCACACACCTCGCTGCTCCGCTCCGCCGGCGACCCCTGGTCGCTCCACGCGCGCTGGCTGAGCGAAGCTCTGCGTGCCTGA
- a CDS encoding DoxX family protein, with protein sequence MIRHIARWTLAIGLTVMGVLHFTQTRGFRGLIPAWATKATGLDEESIVIASGAAELALAAGLVALPKERRRIGWATALFFVAVFPGNVQQWRRRWTAPGLDTDTKRFVRLFLQPVLIAWALWSTSASASIRSNPRSR encoded by the coding sequence ATGATCCGGCACATCGCGCGATGGACACTGGCAATCGGGCTCACCGTCATGGGCGTCCTCCACTTCACGCAGACCAGAGGGTTCCGCGGTCTGATCCCCGCCTGGGCGACGAAGGCGACCGGGCTGGACGAAGAGAGCATCGTCATCGCGTCCGGCGCCGCCGAGCTCGCACTCGCCGCAGGACTCGTCGCACTCCCGAAGGAGCGCCGCCGTATCGGCTGGGCGACGGCTTTGTTCTTCGTCGCGGTGTTCCCCGGCAACGTGCAGCAGTGGCGCCGGCGATGGACGGCTCCGGGACTGGACACCGATACCAAGCGATTCGTCCGCCTGTTCCTGCAGCCGGTCCTGATCGCCTGGGCGCTGTGGAGCACCAGCGCGAGCGCGAGCATCCGGTCGAACCCGCGCTCCCGCTGA